The following are encoded together in the Malaya genurostris strain Urasoe2022 chromosome 3, Malgen_1.1, whole genome shotgun sequence genome:
- the LOC131433810 gene encoding probable cyclin-dependent serine/threonine-protein kinase DDB_G0292550 → NNNNNNNNNNNNNNNNNNNNNNNNNNNNNNNNNNNNNNNNNNNNNNNNNNNNNNNKNNNNNNNNNNNNNNNNNNNNNNNNNNNNNNNNNNNNNNNNNNNNNNNNNNNNNNNNNNNNNNNNNNNNNNNNNNNNNNNNNNNNNNNNNNNNNNNNNNNNNNNNNNNNNNNNNNNNNNNNNNNNNNNNNNKNNNNNKNNKNNKNNNNNNNNNNNNNNNNNNNNNNNNNNNNNNNNNNNNNNNNNNNNNNNINNNNNNNNNNNNNNNNNNNNNNNNNNNNNNNNNNNNNNNNNNNNNNNNNNNNNNNNNNNNNNNNNNNNNNNNNNNNNNNNNNNNNNNNNNNNNNNNNNNNNNNNNNNNNNNNNNNNNNNNNNNNNNNNNNNNNNNNNNNNNNNNNNNNNNNNNNNNNNNNNNNNNNNNNNNNNNNNNNNNNNNNNNNNNNNNNNNNNNNNNNNNNNNNNNNNNNNNNNNNNKNNNNNKNNKNNKNNNNNNNNNNNNNNNNNNNNNNNNNNNNNNNNNNNNNNNNNNNNINNNNNNNNNNNNNNNNNNNNNNNNNNNNNNNNNNNNNNNNNNNNNNNNNNNNNNNNNNNNNNNNNNNNNNNNNNNNNNNNNNNNNNNNNNNNTTTEPQPSTSQFRGQPPSGKVVIRLQHMRFQQVYWVGGLMQDEFNRDIVGLVQR, encoded by the exons aacaacaataacaacaataacaacaataacaacaataacaacaataacaacaataacaacaataacaacaataacaacaataacaacaataacaacaataacaacaataacaacaataacaacaataacaacaataacaacaataacaacaataacaacaataacaaaaataacaacaataacaacaataacaacaataacaacaataacaacaataacaacaataacaacaat aataacaacaataacaacaataacaacaataacaacaataacaacaataacaacaataacaacaataacaacaataacaacaataacaacaataacaacaataacaacaataacaacaataacaacaataacaacaataacaacaataacaacaataacaacaataacaacaataacaacaataacaacaataacaacaataacaacaataacaacaataacaacaataacaacaataacaacaataacaacaataacaacaataacaacaataacaacaataacaacaataacaacaataacaacaataacaacaataacaacaagaacaacaataacaacaagaacaacaagaacaacaagaacaacaataacaacaataacaacaataacaacaataacaacaataacaacaataacaacaataacaacaataacaacaataacaacaataacaacaataacaacaataacaacaacaacaacaataacaacaataacaacattaacaacaataacaacaataacaacaataacaacaataacaacaataacaacaataacaacaataacaacaataacaacaataacaacaataacaacaataacaacaataacaacaataacaacaataacaacaataacaacaataacaacaataacaacaataacaacaataacaacaataacaacaataacaacaataacaacaataacaacaataacaacaataacaacaataacaacaataacaacaataacaacaataacaacaataacaacaataacaacaataacaacaataacaacaataacaacaataacaacaataacaacaataacaacaataacaacaataacaacaataacaacaataacaacaataacaacaataacaacaataacaacaataacaacaataacaacaataacaacaataacaacaataacaacaataacaacaataacaacaataacaacaataacaacaataacaacaataacaacaataacaacaataacaacaataacaacaataacaacaataacaacaataacaacaataacaacaataacaacaataacaacaataacaacaataacaacaataacaacaataacaacaataacaacaataacaacaataacaacaataacaacaataacaacaagaacaacaataacaacaagaacaacaagaacaacaagaacaacaataacaacaataacaacaataacaacaataacaacaataacaacaataacaacaataacaacaataacaacaataacaacaataacaacaataacaacaacaacaacaataacaacaataacaacattaacaacaataacaacaataacaacaataacaacaataacaacaataacaacaataacaacaataacaacaataacaacaataacaacaataacaacaataacaacaataacaacaataacaacaataacaacaataacaacaataacaacaataacaacaataacaacaataacaacaataacaacaataacaacaataacaacaataacaacaataacaacaataacaacaataacaacaataacaacaataacaacaacaacaacaataacaaca caacaacggaaccacaaccatccacatcgcaatTTAGAG